The Actinomadura sp. WMMB 499 genome includes a window with the following:
- a CDS encoding MATE family efflux transporter — protein MTAAGDPPDASARRVGMRPVWRLACPLMIAGLTQISVNLVDTVMLARWSTTALGAFALAAPVYLVALVVVRGLATAVQVEVARHHGAGRTARVARTVRTGTAMSALAGVAVGAVLYLAAAPVLRALGAAEDPAGAGADYLRVLAFAVPAAAVSFTLQAACAGIGATRVSMYTALLVNAVNLPLGLLLIFGAGLGVTGAAAATLAATVAGAAYTAVYARTRLPARTDGTDGTAGPRPTRTLWRIGWPEMCAMGIGYLNEALLAGFAARMGTGDLAAFRIVDNLTLVLFTVLTSAATAVTVLAGQALGAGDAERADAWRRAGLRLLAVLLLVPSAAVLAAGRPLVSLVTDDAAVAGLAWAALPAAALSMVPLLPAMAYGAALRAAGDTRSVMIASVAADYTALIPLAWLLGVHLGHGLPGLYVAWSAFGAVYSALLYRRHRRGLGSPARAPALPAEDGR, from the coding sequence ATGACCGCAGCCGGCGACCCGCCGGACGCGTCCGCGCGGCGCGTCGGCATGCGGCCGGTGTGGCGGCTGGCCTGCCCGCTGATGATCGCGGGACTCACCCAGATCAGCGTCAACCTGGTCGACACCGTCATGCTCGCGCGGTGGTCGACGACCGCGCTGGGCGCCTTCGCGCTCGCGGCGCCGGTGTACCTGGTCGCGCTGGTCGTCGTGCGCGGCCTGGCCACCGCCGTCCAGGTGGAGGTCGCCCGGCACCACGGCGCGGGCCGGACGGCCCGGGTCGCGCGGACCGTGCGGACCGGGACCGCCATGTCCGCGCTGGCCGGGGTGGCCGTCGGGGCGGTCCTGTACCTCGCCGCCGCACCGGTGCTGCGCGCCCTCGGGGCGGCGGAGGATCCGGCCGGAGCGGGAGCGGACTACCTGCGGGTGCTGGCGTTCGCCGTACCGGCGGCCGCCGTCTCGTTCACCCTCCAGGCGGCGTGCGCGGGCATCGGCGCGACCCGGGTGTCGATGTACACGGCCCTGCTGGTGAACGCGGTGAACCTCCCGCTCGGCCTGCTGCTGATCTTCGGTGCGGGGCTCGGCGTGACCGGAGCCGCCGCCGCGACCCTCGCCGCCACCGTCGCGGGCGCCGCCTACACGGCCGTGTACGCCAGGACCAGGCTGCCCGCCCGGACGGACGGGACGGACGGGACGGCGGGTCCGCGCCCCACCCGGACGCTGTGGCGGATCGGGTGGCCGGAGATGTGCGCGATGGGCATCGGCTACCTCAACGAGGCGCTGCTGGCGGGTTTCGCCGCCCGGATGGGGACCGGCGACCTGGCCGCCTTCCGCATCGTGGACAACCTCACGCTCGTGCTGTTCACCGTCCTGACCAGCGCGGCCACCGCCGTCACCGTCCTGGCCGGGCAGGCGCTGGGCGCCGGCGACGCCGAGCGCGCGGACGCCTGGCGGCGTGCCGGGCTGCGGCTGCTCGCCGTCCTGCTGCTGGTCCCGTCGGCCGCCGTGCTCGCCGCCGGCCGTCCGCTGGTGTCACTGGTCACCGACGACGCGGCCGTCGCCGGGCTCGCCTGGGCGGCGCTGCCCGCGGCGGCGCTGAGCATGGTGCCGCTGCTGCCCGCGATGGCGTACGGCGCGGCGCTGCGCGCCGCCGGAGACACCCGCTCGGTGATGATCGCGTCCGTCGCCGCCGACTACACGGCGCTCATCCCGCTCGCCTGGCTCCTCGGCGTGCATCTCGGACACGGCCTGCCCGGCCTGTACGTCGCCTGGTCCGCCTTCGGCGCCGTCTACTCCGCGCTGCTCTACCGCCGCCACCGGCGGGGGCTCGGCTCTCCCGCGCGGGCGCCCGCGCTCCCGGCGGAGGACGGCCGATGA
- a CDS encoding (2Fe-2S)-binding protein: MTPLRTAPPGTVAAALAEAAPLGSFFALTVGGPDTGWRPVGDAYAAGVPDLVDAVARRHAVAEMRIAASIAQLGHAARLWSPVLFCAVAHGVLPDLDGLQKAEDGAALRLPAPRGHRLPRDGDRAGALYHAVVTRHLDRLAAGLRVKVAPGLLYGNAASALVEAARAILAARPDLRDDLTGLLGELLRTGRLDRTGRVVSPEPAFRRRSCCLYHRAPAGRKCGDCSLARPDERPADRR, translated from the coding sequence GTGACGCCCCTGCGGACCGCTCCTCCCGGCACCGTCGCGGCCGCACTGGCGGAGGCGGCCCCGCTCGGCTCCTTCTTCGCGCTCACCGTGGGCGGCCCCGACACCGGGTGGCGGCCCGTCGGCGACGCCTACGCCGCCGGCGTCCCGGACCTGGTCGACGCCGTCGCCCGCCGCCACGCCGTCGCCGAGATGCGGATCGCCGCCTCGATCGCGCAGCTCGGGCACGCCGCCCGGCTGTGGTCGCCCGTCCTGTTCTGCGCGGTCGCCCACGGCGTCCTGCCGGACCTCGACGGCCTCCAGAAGGCCGAGGACGGCGCCGCTCTCCGGCTCCCGGCTCCGCGCGGCCACCGGCTGCCGCGCGACGGGGACCGGGCGGGGGCGCTGTACCACGCCGTCGTCACGCGGCACCTCGACCGGCTGGCGGCCGGGCTCCGGGTCAAGGTCGCCCCCGGCCTGCTGTACGGCAACGCGGCGTCGGCCCTGGTCGAGGCCGCCCGCGCGATCCTCGCGGCGCGCCCGGACCTGCGCGATGACCTCACCGGTCTCCTCGGCGAGCTGCTGCGCACCGGCCGGCTCGATCGCACCGGGCGGGTGGTCTCGCCCGAGCCGGCGTTCCGGCGGCGGAGCTGCTGCCTGTACCACCGCGCCCCCGCCGGGCGGAAGTGCGGGGACTGCTCGCTGGCGAGACCGGACGAGCGTCCCGCGGACCGGCGATGA
- a CDS encoding ABC transporter ATP-binding protein, with protein sequence MTGGTERLRAERVTVAVKGRPLVADVSLEAVPGEVVGLVGPNGAGKSTLLRTFYRALRPTSGRVLLGGDDVWRMPGKHLARRLAAVLQDTGGEFELSVYDVVAMGRTPHKRAFQGDDDADRDIITTALAELAAAHLADAPFDRLSGGEKQRVLIARALAQRTGALVMDEPTNHLDLRHQLDALRLVRRLGVTALIALHDLNLAAAYCDRVCVLDGGRLVAAGTPAEVLTPELLAEVYRVDAEVGEHPRTGMTQITVLPDGDRATGPGAGGRPA encoded by the coding sequence ATGACGGGCGGTACCGAAAGGCTCCGGGCCGAGCGGGTGACGGTCGCCGTGAAGGGGCGCCCGCTCGTGGCGGACGTCTCGCTGGAGGCGGTGCCCGGGGAGGTCGTGGGCCTCGTCGGGCCCAACGGCGCGGGCAAGTCCACCCTGCTGCGCACGTTCTACCGGGCGCTGCGCCCGACCTCCGGGCGCGTCCTGCTGGGCGGCGACGACGTGTGGCGGATGCCCGGCAAGCACCTGGCCAGGCGGCTGGCCGCGGTGCTCCAGGACACCGGCGGCGAGTTCGAGCTGAGCGTGTACGACGTCGTCGCCATGGGACGCACCCCGCACAAGCGCGCGTTCCAGGGTGACGACGACGCCGACCGCGACATCATCACCACCGCGCTGGCCGAGCTCGCTGCCGCGCACCTCGCCGACGCGCCGTTCGACCGGCTGTCGGGCGGCGAGAAGCAGCGCGTCCTCATCGCCCGGGCGCTGGCCCAGCGGACCGGGGCCCTGGTGATGGACGAGCCCACGAACCATCTCGACCTGCGCCACCAGCTGGACGCGCTGCGGCTGGTCCGCCGCCTCGGCGTCACCGCCCTCATCGCGCTGCACGACCTCAACCTGGCCGCCGCCTACTGCGACCGTGTCTGCGTCCTGGACGGCGGGCGCCTGGTCGCCGCCGGGACGCCCGCCGAGGTGCTGACACCGGAGCTGCTGGCCGAGGTGTACCGCGTCGACGCCGAGGTCGGCGAGCATCCCCGGACGGGCATGACCCAGATCACCGTCCTCCCGGACGGGGACCGCGCCACCGGGCCCGGAGCGGGAGGGCGGCCGGCGTGA
- a CDS encoding FecCD family ABC transporter permease — MTGLAEPRVSGDRPEVAGGAPRRRRMPYALVVVLLAALVLVSATAGIAVGSVRLPPDQVWGILLHRLHPALAAADWTPVRETIVMDVRLPRVLLCGVVGAGLSVCGMALQAIVRNPLADPMLLGVSSGATVGAVTVVVLHVSWFGMFSLPLAAFTGALLALVMVFFLARAGGRMTTVRLVLAGVAMAEVLSAVASYLIITSDDPHGAEAAMRWMLGGLAGTTWTVLWIPAAAVLTGTAVLLGLSRSLNLLLAGEEAAAALGLDVHRFRAALFVLVALMIGTVVAVSGSIGFVGLIMPHAVRFLVGADHRRALPAVALLGAAFLIIADLAARTLISPEEIPVGILTALVGGPFFLYLMRRRAAR; from the coding sequence GTGACCGGACTCGCCGAGCCGCGCGTCTCCGGCGACCGGCCCGAGGTCGCCGGGGGCGCGCCGCGCCGGCGGCGGATGCCCTACGCGCTCGTGGTGGTGCTGCTCGCCGCCCTGGTGCTGGTGTCGGCGACCGCCGGGATCGCGGTGGGGTCGGTGCGGCTGCCGCCCGACCAGGTCTGGGGCATCCTGCTGCACCGGCTGCACCCCGCGCTCGCCGCCGCGGACTGGACGCCCGTACGCGAGACGATCGTGATGGACGTCCGGCTGCCGCGGGTCCTGCTGTGCGGGGTGGTGGGCGCGGGCCTGTCGGTGTGCGGCATGGCGCTCCAGGCGATCGTCCGCAACCCGCTCGCCGACCCCATGCTCCTGGGGGTGTCGTCGGGCGCGACCGTCGGGGCCGTCACGGTCGTGGTGCTGCACGTGAGCTGGTTCGGGATGTTCTCCCTCCCGCTGGCGGCGTTCACCGGCGCCCTGCTGGCCCTGGTCATGGTGTTCTTCCTGGCGCGCGCGGGCGGGCGCATGACGACCGTGCGGCTGGTGCTGGCCGGGGTCGCGATGGCCGAGGTGCTGTCGGCGGTGGCCAGTTACCTGATCATCACCTCCGACGACCCGCACGGCGCCGAGGCGGCGATGCGCTGGATGCTCGGCGGCCTGGCCGGCACCACCTGGACCGTGCTGTGGATCCCGGCGGCCGCGGTCCTGACCGGCACCGCGGTCCTGCTGGGCCTGTCCCGCTCGCTCAACCTGCTGCTGGCCGGGGAGGAGGCGGCCGCGGCCCTCGGCCTGGACGTGCACCGGTTCCGCGCGGCGCTTTTCGTCCTCGTCGCGCTGATGATCGGAACGGTGGTGGCGGTCAGCGGTTCCATCGGCTTCGTGGGGCTGATCATGCCGCATGCGGTCCGGTTCCTGGTCGGCGCCGACCACCGCCGCGCGCTTCCCGCGGTCGCGCTGCTGGGCGCCGCCTTCCTGATCATCGCCGATCTGGCCGCCCGCACCCTGATCTCCCCCGAGGAGATCCCGGTCGGCATCCTCACCGCCCTGGTCGGCGGCCCCTTCTTCCTCTACCTCATGCGGCGCAGGGCGGCACGATGA
- a CDS encoding ABC transporter substrate-binding protein, protein MIRARGGTLLAALMASVLVLAGCGDSPEAGGGGQDGAAPAGFPVTVTNCGVTTTYDRPPRRAVSLNQHATEVMLALGLEKSMAGTGYLDDKVLPEFQAAYDSVKVISEEYPSFETLLAAEPDLVYGGWASAFDEKEGRSREALKKAGIDTHLNNEECPEGPVTMAAVEEELRTVAEIFGVPDRAEKRIASMRTVLEGVEKKLSGVSPLKVAVYDSGDKTVFTAGGAGIGNEMIRLAGGTNLFSDVAKPYGDVSFEQFAERGPDVVVIYDYDYNGRSAEDKKKFLLEHPALKDAPAIEEERFAVLPLSSTVTGVRVAGAVESLARQLHPDRFR, encoded by the coding sequence TTGATCCGTGCGCGCGGTGGAACACTCCTGGCCGCGCTGATGGCGTCGGTGCTGGTGCTGGCCGGATGCGGCGACTCGCCGGAGGCGGGCGGCGGCGGGCAGGACGGTGCGGCGCCCGCCGGGTTCCCGGTGACCGTGACCAACTGCGGGGTGACGACCACCTACGACCGTCCGCCGCGGCGGGCGGTGTCGCTGAACCAGCACGCGACCGAGGTGATGCTGGCGCTCGGCCTGGAGAAGTCGATGGCCGGGACCGGCTACCTCGACGACAAGGTGCTGCCGGAGTTCCAGGCCGCCTACGACTCGGTGAAAGTGATCTCCGAGGAGTACCCGTCGTTCGAGACGCTGCTGGCCGCCGAGCCGGACCTGGTGTACGGCGGCTGGGCGAGCGCGTTCGACGAGAAGGAGGGCCGCAGCCGGGAGGCCCTGAAGAAGGCCGGGATCGACACCCACCTCAACAACGAGGAATGCCCCGAGGGGCCGGTGACGATGGCCGCGGTCGAGGAGGAGCTGCGGACCGTGGCCGAGATCTTCGGCGTGCCCGACCGGGCCGAGAAGCGGATCGCCTCGATGCGCACCGTCCTGGAGGGCGTCGAGAAGAAGCTGTCGGGAGTCTCCCCGCTCAAGGTGGCGGTGTACGACAGCGGCGACAAGACCGTCTTCACCGCGGGCGGCGCCGGCATCGGCAACGAGATGATCCGGCTGGCCGGCGGCACCAACCTGTTCTCCGACGTCGCCAAGCCGTACGGGGACGTCTCGTTCGAGCAGTTCGCCGAGCGCGGCCCGGACGTCGTCGTCATCTACGACTACGACTACAACGGCCGGTCCGCCGAGGACAAGAAGAAGTTCCTGCTCGAGCACCCGGCGCTCAAGGACGCCCCCGCGATCGAGGAGGAGCGGTTCGCGGTGCTGCCGCTGTCGTCCACCGTGACGGGCGTGCGGGTCGCGGGAGCGGTGGAGTCGCTCGCCCGGCAGCTGCACCCGGACCGCTTCAGGTGA
- a CDS encoding (2Fe-2S) ferredoxin domain-containing protein, producing the protein MPMGSSGPAPCRVTVCRDCCCGRPKVTGVDHDDQLARLREAVPVRVSECLDVCERANVIVVQPSAEGRAAGARPVWLGWVNDAGATADIAAWARAGGPGRAEPPPILDLYSFTPPRRAAGSSSER; encoded by the coding sequence ATGCCCATGGGCTCTTCGGGCCCGGCACCGTGCCGGGTGACGGTGTGCCGGGACTGCTGCTGCGGCCGCCCGAAGGTGACCGGCGTCGATCACGACGACCAGCTCGCGCGGCTGCGCGAGGCCGTACCGGTCCGGGTGTCGGAATGCCTGGACGTGTGCGAGCGGGCCAACGTCATCGTCGTGCAGCCCTCGGCCGAGGGCCGCGCGGCGGGCGCGCGTCCGGTGTGGCTCGGGTGGGTGAACGACGCCGGGGCCACCGCGGACATCGCCGCCTGGGCCCGCGCGGGCGGTCCCGGCCGGGCCGAGCCCCCGCCGATTCTGGACCTCTACTCCTTCACGCCGCCGCGACGCGCGGCCGGTTCGTCCTCGGAGAGGTGA
- a CDS encoding TetR/AcrR family transcriptional regulator — protein sequence MSPPATGGGAARRHAGGSRGPRSARAQEPLTAAQIVEAGVALTAERGLSGWSLRDLAAALDCWPTAIAHHVGDRNAVEIAVVDAILGRTPMPDPDLAWRPWFRTLLASLRSELLAHPGVARWLGVAAPIVPSATAIIEEGVRRLSAAGFGDEAPAAYVTLINAMVHLIAAEDDRDAAPKLRDSSGDRLAELRDDRERPGVAALATALTSGFKREQIFAYTVDRTLDGVEARLTALRGTGRGQAG from the coding sequence ATGAGCCCTCCGGCAACGGGCGGTGGCGCTGCACGGCGCCACGCGGGCGGTTCGCGCGGACCGCGCAGCGCCCGCGCCCAGGAGCCGCTGACCGCCGCGCAGATCGTCGAGGCGGGCGTGGCCCTGACGGCCGAGCGCGGACTCTCCGGCTGGTCGCTGCGCGACCTGGCGGCGGCACTGGACTGCTGGCCCACCGCGATCGCCCACCATGTCGGGGACCGGAACGCGGTGGAGATCGCGGTGGTCGACGCGATCCTGGGACGGACGCCGATGCCCGACCCCGACCTCGCGTGGCGTCCGTGGTTCCGCACGCTGCTGGCGTCACTGCGGTCGGAGCTGCTCGCACATCCGGGGGTGGCCCGCTGGCTCGGAGTCGCCGCCCCGATCGTCCCGTCGGCCACCGCCATCATCGAGGAAGGCGTCCGCCGGCTCTCCGCCGCGGGCTTCGGCGACGAGGCCCCGGCCGCGTACGTGACCCTGATCAACGCGATGGTCCACCTGATCGCGGCCGAGGACGACCGGGACGCCGCGCCGAAGCTGCGCGACTCCAGCGGCGACCGCCTCGCCGAGCTGCGCGACGACCGGGAGCGGCCCGGCGTGGCCGCGCTCGCGACGGCGCTGACGAGCGGCTTCAAGCGCGAGCAGATCTTCGCCTACACGGTCGACCGGACCCTGGACGGCGTGGAGGCGAGGCTCACCGCGCTCCGCGGCACCGGTCGCGGGCAGGCGGGCTGA
- a CDS encoding MFS transporter, with protein sequence MKAAPGGASPVVDGRPDGARPSAPARHAGWILACVVTVQFLVSLDLSLVNVALPAIQDDLGLSASTLNWVVVAYVIVNGGFLLAGGRMGDLLGRRRVLAAGLALFALASVAGGLATGGWLLVAARAVQGLGAAAASPVALALVTAHFPEGPARARALGMWAASTVAGGALGVVASGVLTETLGWRSVMLVNVPIAAFGLVAAVRLPGDVPRRGVRPDLAGAVLATAGMGLLVLGVSLADSEGWSAPLTLGPLAAGLVLLAAFGLAERRAADPLVRLGLFAHRAVLGANVFGFLITAGQLASFFFVSLHLQQVLGYDALSTGLAFLPFCLGSVAGMFVATKTLARVGPRTILVAGGLTGSLGIAWFGLGGPGGTFWTDVLGPSLVASVGIGASFVAMGSAATTGVPAEDAGMVSGLLNSFRLVGGAFGLAVLGTLATTVTGREADPSSAAAASAGFSAGLLAAACLLAAGALFCLVIPKHRPAPEAGRS encoded by the coding sequence GTGAAAGCAGCCCCCGGCGGGGCGTCACCCGTGGTGGACGGACGTCCGGACGGTGCCCGGCCGTCCGCGCCGGCGCGGCACGCGGGCTGGATCCTCGCCTGCGTCGTCACGGTCCAGTTCCTCGTCTCGTTGGACCTGTCGCTCGTCAACGTCGCGCTTCCGGCGATCCAGGACGACCTCGGGCTCTCCGCGAGCACCCTGAACTGGGTCGTCGTCGCCTACGTTATCGTCAACGGCGGTTTCCTCCTGGCCGGCGGCCGGATGGGCGACCTGCTCGGGCGCCGCCGCGTCCTGGCCGCCGGGCTCGCGCTCTTCGCGCTCGCCAGCGTGGCGGGCGGGCTCGCGACCGGCGGCTGGCTCCTGGTCGCCGCGCGGGCGGTGCAGGGGCTCGGCGCCGCCGCCGCGTCCCCGGTCGCGCTCGCGCTGGTGACCGCGCACTTCCCCGAGGGACCAGCCAGAGCGCGGGCGCTGGGAATGTGGGCCGCCTCCACCGTCGCGGGCGGCGCGCTCGGTGTCGTGGCCTCCGGCGTCCTCACCGAGACGCTCGGCTGGCGGTCCGTGATGCTGGTCAACGTGCCGATCGCCGCGTTCGGGCTCGTCGCGGCCGTCCGGCTGCCGGGTGACGTGCCGCGCCGGGGCGTCCGGCCCGACCTCGCCGGCGCCGTCCTGGCCACGGCGGGCATGGGCCTGCTCGTCCTCGGCGTCTCGCTCGCCGACTCCGAGGGCTGGAGCGCGCCGCTCACCCTCGGCCCGCTCGCCGCGGGGCTCGTGCTGCTGGCCGCGTTCGGCCTGGCGGAACGGCGGGCCGCCGATCCGCTCGTCCGGCTCGGCCTGTTCGCGCACCGGGCGGTGCTCGGCGCCAACGTCTTCGGATTCCTCATCACCGCGGGCCAGCTCGCGAGCTTCTTCTTCGTCTCGCTCCACCTGCAGCAGGTGCTCGGCTACGACGCGCTGTCCACCGGGCTGGCGTTCCTGCCGTTCTGCCTGGGGTCGGTCGCCGGGATGTTCGTCGCGACCAAGACGCTCGCACGCGTCGGCCCGCGCACGATCCTCGTCGCCGGCGGGCTGACCGGGTCGCTCGGCATCGCCTGGTTCGGGCTCGGTGGTCCCGGCGGCACGTTCTGGACCGACGTCCTCGGGCCGTCGCTGGTCGCGAGCGTCGGGATCGGCGCGAGCTTCGTCGCGATGGGCTCGGCCGCCACGACCGGCGTCCCCGCCGAGGACGCGGGCATGGTCTCCGGCCTCCTCAACAGCTTCCGGCTGGTGGGCGGCGCGTTCGGCCTCGCCGTCCTGGGCACCCTCGCCACCACCGTCACCGGCCGCGAAGCGGATCCGTCATCGGCCGCCGCGGCGAGCGCCGGGTTCAGCGCCGGGCTGCTGGCCGCGGCCTGCCTCCTCGCGGCGGGAGCGCTGTTCTGCCTGGTCATCCCCAAGCACCGGCCCGCCCCCGAAGCCGGACGGTCCTGA